TCGCGGGCACCGATCCCCACACCGGGGCACCCTTCCTTACCGTTGAGGCCACAGTTGGCGGCTGGGGGGCTTTTGACGGTGGTGACGGGCAGAACGCCCTTATAAACAACGTCAGCGGGGACTTCAAGAACCTGCCCGTCGAGGTGCTGGAGTCGAAGTACCCTGTGACCGTTAACCGTTATGAACTCCGGCCCAACAGCGGCGGTCCGGGGAGATTCAGGGGCGGCAATGGAGTGGTTAGGGAGTACCAGGTACACTGTGAGGACGGCAGCCTGTACCTGTGGTGGGAGCGCTCCAAGAACCCCGCCTGGGGGATCCTTGGCGGCCATCCGGGCAAACCCCCGGCAGTGGTCGTCAACCCGTCAACCCCTGGGGAGAAGAGAATACTCAAAGTCAATGGGATGAAGGTCAGGTCTGGGGACGTGATAAGGGTGGAATCTGGGGGCGGTGGCGGCTACGGCGACCCGCTAGAACGGGAGACCGAGCAAGTTAGGGAGGATCTCTTGGACGGGTATATCGACAGGGCTCACGCGGATTCCGTCTATGGTGCTCGCGTTCTTCCTGGTACGGAAGAACTCAATTCTGAGGTCTTCAAGGTGGGGGCGACGGAGGGCTAGGTTGACGGCTGTGCTGGGGATGCAGGCACCCAAGGTGCCCCCAAGGACCCAGCGCGCTGGTCCACCAGGTCCACCACATCGATTCTGACCATTAACCGGTCAGGAGAATGACCTAGAACAAGAGGCCAGAGGCTCAGGCTGAGGTGGAAATGGCACCTAAGCCGGCATTCTTGCCTGGTGTGGGCAAAGACCCCATGACCACGCTATGATCGCGAGGCCAGACGGCGAGCCCCAGGGGCTGGCACCAGCTCTTATTCGTTGTCACTTGAATAGCACGCCCGGAAACCGGCTTTGAAGAGCCGAGAATGGATGCATCCGTCATCGTACTGTCCAGCCCGTGCTGCTAGGTGTTCTTCAGGAGATCGTTGGAGTAAACACCCACAATGCGCTGACCACCTTGTCTGTCTTGTTCAGCCAGTTGTGGGGTATCGTTGACTTGATGTGAATGCTGTCTCCAGGATACAGGTCGGTCTCCTGCCCCTGGAATACCATGCTGAGGACCCCATCGAGCACGAAACCGAATTCCTCTCCCACATGGGTGTACGGGAGCGTCTTGGTCCACCTAGCGGAGGGTAACAGGTGTACCACGAACACCTCTAGGTTCTTCTTCTCCAGGGAATCATCGGACAGCCTGTAGTAGATAATATCCCTGTTGTCTATCTGGAAGCCCTGCCGTTCGTTTGCCCGTACGATGCTCTTGCCTTCCTTTGGTACCTTGAAAAGGCTTTCCATGGAAATACCCAAGGCGTTGGCGATCTTTTCCAGCGAGGTAATTGTTACAGACGTACTACCCTTCTCTATCTGCGAAATGAAGCTCACGGACAGGCCGCACCTGTCGCTGAGCTCTCGCAGGGTCAACCCCCTCTCCTTCCTCGCCGAGCGCAGTCTCTGGCCTAGTTCCTGCAAGTTGTTTTGCCTCGTCACTACATCACCCCTCAAATTCAACGCAGTCGATTCAAACGCTCTTGGATGACCGGCAACCCCATCGAATATTATACAATGCCAACCCCCTTTTCGTCCTCCATGCAACTAGGCCAATCAAGTTCCGCTACAATACGAAAACGGTGGGCGTCCGGCCAAGGCCA
The DNA window shown above is from Bacillota bacterium and carries:
- a CDS encoding XRE family transcriptional regulator, with protein sequence MTRQNNLQELGQRLRSARKERGLTLRELSDRCGLSVSFISQIEKGSTSVTITSLEKIANALGISMESLFKVPKEGKSIVRANERQGFQIDNRDIIYYRLSDDSLEKKNLEVFVVHLLPSARWTKTLPYTHVGEEFGFVLDGVLSMVFQGQETDLYPGDSIHIKSTIPHNWLNKTDKVVSALWVFTPTIS